One part of the Oryzias melastigma strain HK-1 linkage group LG21, ASM292280v2, whole genome shotgun sequence genome encodes these proteins:
- the asb11 gene encoding ankyrin repeat and SOCS box protein 11 isoform X2 — MAAVRTEASVWSQQNPLHIYGGLTCNLLMADSWSDRSPLHEAASQGRLLLLRSLIAQGFHVDTLTMDGVSSLHEACLGGHYNCAKLLLESGAKADVASADGATPLFNSCRSGSAACVGLLLQHGASVHSTHQLASPMHEAAVKDHRECLELLQACGAQIDTELPEVGSPLYCACGAGAAGCVEMLLLAGADVGVGCGRDSPLHAAVRRGDPSVVQLLLDFGANMFHRNSEGQTPLDLSAPNSSVRFALQRRRGPSSLSQLCRFCIRQSLGRSRLHRAPSLPMPHRIQDFLLYR; from the exons ATGGCTGCAGTGCGAACAGAAGCGTCCGTGTGGTCACAGCAGAATCCACTCCACATCTATGGAGGTCTGACGTGTAACTTATTGATGGCTG ACTCGTGGTCGGACAGAAGTCCTCTCCATGAAGCGGCGTCCCAGGgcagactcctcctcctcaggtcACTCATCGCACAG GGCTTCCATGTGGACACCCTCACCATGGATGGGGTGTCTTCCCTCCATGAGGCTTGTCTTGGGGGTCATTATAACTGTGCCAAGCTCCTGCTGGAAAGCGGCGCAAAG GCAGACGTAGCATCAGCAGATGGCGCCACACCTCTCTTCAACTCCTGCAGGAGTGGCAGTGCTGCTTGTGTTGGGCTCCTCTTGCAGCATGGTGCATCCGTTCACAGCACACACCAGCTGGCTTCCCCCATGCACGAGGCTGCAGTAAAAG ATCACAGAGAGtgtctggagctgctgcaggccTGTGGAGCTCAGATTGACACAGAGCTGCCAGAGGTGGGATCCCCACTTTACTGTGCCTGTGGAGCAGGAGCTGCTGGCTGTGTGGAGATGCTGCTGCTGGCAG GTGCAGATGTTGGCGTTGGATGTGGGCGGGACAGTCCTCTACACGCCGCCGTTCGGAGAGGAGATCCAAGTGTGGTGCAGCTTCTGCTGGACTTTGGAGCAAACATGTTTCACAGAAACTCAGAAGGACAGACTCCTCTGGATCTGTCAGCGCCAAACAGCTCGGTTCGATTCGCACTGCAGAGAAGAAGAG GTCCCTCCTCTCTGTCTCAGCTGTGTCGCTTCTGCATTCGTCAAAGTCTTGGACGGAGTCGTCTGCACCGAGCCCCCAGCCTTCCTATGCCTCACAGGATCCAAGACTTCCTCCTCTACCGCTGA
- the asb11 gene encoding ankyrin repeat and SOCS box protein 11 isoform X3, with translation MADSWSDRSPLHEAASQGRLLLLRSLIAQGFHVDTLTMDGVSSLHEACLGGHYNCAKLLLESGAKADVASADGATPLFNSCRSGSAACVGLLLQHGASVHSTHQLASPMHEAAVKDHRECLELLQACGAQIDTELPEVGSPLYCACGAGAAGCVEMLLLAGADVGVGCGRDSPLHAAVRRGDPSVVQLLLDFGANMFHRNSEGQTPLDLSAPNSSVRFALQRRRGVSRNVIPKLFLVYLTAASSPLCLGPSSLSQLCRFCIRQSLGRSRLHRAPSLPMPHRIQDFLLYR, from the exons ATGGCTG ACTCGTGGTCGGACAGAAGTCCTCTCCATGAAGCGGCGTCCCAGGgcagactcctcctcctcaggtcACTCATCGCACAG GGCTTCCATGTGGACACCCTCACCATGGATGGGGTGTCTTCCCTCCATGAGGCTTGTCTTGGGGGTCATTATAACTGTGCCAAGCTCCTGCTGGAAAGCGGCGCAAAG GCAGACGTAGCATCAGCAGATGGCGCCACACCTCTCTTCAACTCCTGCAGGAGTGGCAGTGCTGCTTGTGTTGGGCTCCTCTTGCAGCATGGTGCATCCGTTCACAGCACACACCAGCTGGCTTCCCCCATGCACGAGGCTGCAGTAAAAG ATCACAGAGAGtgtctggagctgctgcaggccTGTGGAGCTCAGATTGACACAGAGCTGCCAGAGGTGGGATCCCCACTTTACTGTGCCTGTGGAGCAGGAGCTGCTGGCTGTGTGGAGATGCTGCTGCTGGCAG GTGCAGATGTTGGCGTTGGATGTGGGCGGGACAGTCCTCTACACGCCGCCGTTCGGAGAGGAGATCCAAGTGTGGTGCAGCTTCTGCTGGACTTTGGAGCAAACATGTTTCACAGAAACTCAGAAGGACAGACTCCTCTGGATCTGTCAGCGCCAAACAGCTCGGTTCGATTCGCACTGCAGAGAAGAAGAGGTGTGTCCAGAAATGTCATCCCCAAactgtttttggtttatttaacaGCAGCCTCCTCTCCCCTCTGCTTAGGTCCCTCCTCTCTGTCTCAGCTGTGTCGCTTCTGCATTCGTCAAAGTCTTGGACGGAGTCGTCTGCACCGAGCCCCCAGCCTTCCTATGCCTCACAGGATCCAAGACTTCCTCCTCTACCGCTGA
- the asb11 gene encoding ankyrin repeat and SOCS box protein 11 isoform X1 produces the protein MAAVRTEASVWSQQNPLHIYGGLTCNLLMADSWSDRSPLHEAASQGRLLLLRSLIAQGFHVDTLTMDGVSSLHEACLGGHYNCAKLLLESGAKADVASADGATPLFNSCRSGSAACVGLLLQHGASVHSTHQLASPMHEAAVKDHRECLELLQACGAQIDTELPEVGSPLYCACGAGAAGCVEMLLLAGADVGVGCGRDSPLHAAVRRGDPSVVQLLLDFGANMFHRNSEGQTPLDLSAPNSSVRFALQRRRGVSRNVIPKLFLVYLTAASSPLCLGPSSLSQLCRFCIRQSLGRSRLHRAPSLPMPHRIQDFLLYR, from the exons ATGGCTGCAGTGCGAACAGAAGCGTCCGTGTGGTCACAGCAGAATCCACTCCACATCTATGGAGGTCTGACGTGTAACTTATTGATGGCTG ACTCGTGGTCGGACAGAAGTCCTCTCCATGAAGCGGCGTCCCAGGgcagactcctcctcctcaggtcACTCATCGCACAG GGCTTCCATGTGGACACCCTCACCATGGATGGGGTGTCTTCCCTCCATGAGGCTTGTCTTGGGGGTCATTATAACTGTGCCAAGCTCCTGCTGGAAAGCGGCGCAAAG GCAGACGTAGCATCAGCAGATGGCGCCACACCTCTCTTCAACTCCTGCAGGAGTGGCAGTGCTGCTTGTGTTGGGCTCCTCTTGCAGCATGGTGCATCCGTTCACAGCACACACCAGCTGGCTTCCCCCATGCACGAGGCTGCAGTAAAAG ATCACAGAGAGtgtctggagctgctgcaggccTGTGGAGCTCAGATTGACACAGAGCTGCCAGAGGTGGGATCCCCACTTTACTGTGCCTGTGGAGCAGGAGCTGCTGGCTGTGTGGAGATGCTGCTGCTGGCAG GTGCAGATGTTGGCGTTGGATGTGGGCGGGACAGTCCTCTACACGCCGCCGTTCGGAGAGGAGATCCAAGTGTGGTGCAGCTTCTGCTGGACTTTGGAGCAAACATGTTTCACAGAAACTCAGAAGGACAGACTCCTCTGGATCTGTCAGCGCCAAACAGCTCGGTTCGATTCGCACTGCAGAGAAGAAGAGGTGTGTCCAGAAATGTCATCCCCAAactgtttttggtttatttaacaGCAGCCTCCTCTCCCCTCTGCTTAGGTCCCTCCTCTCTGTCTCAGCTGTGTCGCTTCTGCATTCGTCAAAGTCTTGGACGGAGTCGTCTGCACCGAGCCCCCAGCCTTCCTATGCCTCACAGGATCCAAGACTTCCTCCTCTACCGCTGA